The Gemmatimonadaceae bacterium genome contains the following window.
GCCGCCGGCGATCTCAATCAGTTCATCGAGAAAGCTGCCCCCACCAATGGCGATGACCGGCTGATCCCACGCCGGCATGAAGACGCGCGCCCGCGGCAGTCCCGCCGTCGCCTCGCGGACGCGCGCCAGCGTAGCGTTCACCGAGTCCAGCACGGCTGCGGCGCGGGCGGAATCGCCGAGCAATGCGCCAAGATCGTGTGTGGCCCGCTCGAAGTCGGCGATGCGATCGATGCGCAGCGCCGCGACCGTGATGCCCGCCGAGCGGAACCGCTCCGCGGCGGGACGATCGTCGGCGCTCCCGTAGAGCAGCACGAGATCGGGGTGTACGGCGAGCACAGCCTCGACGTTTGGGCGCACGGCGGGGCCCAGCGCCGGCACCCGCCGGGCGGCGTCGGGCCAGCTGTCCCACTGCGAGCGCCCAACGAGCCGGCCGCCGGCTCCGATGGCGAACACGATCTCGGTGGTGGTGGGATTGAGCGAGACAACGCGCGCCGGCGCGGTGTTCGGCACCCGCAGCGTGTCGCCGAAGTCGTCGACGTCGACCACGGCGCCGTGTGTGCGCGCGGCGTCCCGCTGCGGGGCGGCACACCCCGAAACGGCCAGGCACGCGAGGGCAAGTGAGGCACAGAATCGCAAGACGGACATCCCGTGGTCGAGGCAGGATGTCCGCAGTGCCGGGTCAAACGCAGGATGCGCCGCCGCCGGAGCCGCCACAGGTCCTCCCCCGAGAACCGATGATCGTGGCGCGAGGGCAGGTCGTCTCCTGGCTCCGGGCCGTCGCGCTCGCCTTCCCGACTCTCGTCAGTGGCGTCGTCAGCGCACGTCTATTGCCCGTTACAGTGGCGGGGCCGCACCGGCATCGCACCGGTTTCCGTGTCCCACCCTCGCGTTTCAATTGTAAGGGCGAATCTACGGGGCGCGGCGTTCCTCGGCAAGCGCGTCGGCGATCCGTGTCTCGAGCGCCGCGCGGTCGGCGCGATGGCGCGCCGTGCGGGCCTCGTCGGCCAAGCCTTCGCCGGCGAACGCCGCGTCGAGCCGCGCGAGTTCGAAACGGAGTTGTTCTGCTCGCGTCGCCCCGATCAGCACGGGCGCCACCGCCGCGACCGGGGCAGGCCCCGACCTGCCGCCGGCCCTTCGACCACGGCGACGGAGGGCGAACACGAGGGCGGCCAGCATGAGCGCGGCCATGGCCAGGGCGACGCCAGCCACGAACCGCGTACGGCCGGAATCGGAGACGGCCGACACGTCGATGCGGAGCACCGAACCCGCCGGAACATTCTGGGCCAGGTAGCGCTTGAACGCGCGCCCCTGCGCCGTGACCGACGCCTGTTGCGCCAGGCCATCGAGAACCGGGGTGGCCGTCGGCTCTTCGAGCAGGACCTCGAGCGCCGCGGCCCCGGTGGGCAGCGCCAGTCGGAGGGGAAACGCGTCGGCCGGCATCCCGTAGCTCACGGCGAGCTGCCGCACGCCGGGACTTACCGGCGCGAACATCCGGATCTCGTTGTCGTCGAAGGACACGGCGCCGGGAGCCACGTCGCCCCCATCCACCGCCGGCGAGATCGCGCCGGCGGGCAGCGGCGCCGTCCATAGAGGGGTCAGCGAGTCCCGGGTGATGAGCGTCTTGTTGCTGTCGTTGCCGAGGTCGAACACCTCGGCCACAGTCCGCACTCCGTCGGCCCCGGGCGCGCCCACCACGACGTGCCGGCCCGCGAGGCGGAGGGTGATCCCGGTGCTGGCCGTGTCGAACACCACGATGTCGGCGTCGGCGCCGCTCACGTGCGGCGTCTGGAACGGCGCCGTGAAGTACGCGATGCCGGCGAAACGGGTCGATGCGAAATAGACGGCGTCGGGGGCGCCGCTGGTCTTATATGTAAAATAATATGCTCCCGCGGCGTCGGTGCGCACGGAATCGATGGGGCCGGCATGGTCCTGGCCCACCCGATGCAGCACCACGACCTGGTGCGCCAGCGGCAGCGCCGCGTTCGCCGCGCCGGGCCGCTGCACATGGCCATTTGCCGTGCGCACCTGGCCCAGGGGAACGACCTCGCCGGTCTGCGCAGCGGCCGGCGCCGCGAGGAGCACCAGCGCCGCGGCGAACGTGGGCCACCAGCGCCGAGGGTTGGTCAACACCACGGTCCGCACCCCGCTCTCACGGGTTGAATTTACCGAAGTCCTCGGGGCGCAACCCCTCGAGGTACGCCTTGAGCCGCTCGGCCGAGAGGTCGGCCGGTTCAGGAGGCGGTGAGGTGGCCCCAGGCTCCCAATCGTCGCTGCTATCGTTGAGCAGCGCGTCGTCAGCGAAGATGGGAGCGCCGAATCGCAGCGCGATCGCGATGCTGTCGGAGGGACGGGCATCCACGGTCATCCGCTCCGCTCCGCGCACCAGGTGCATCTCCGCGAAGTACGTACGCTCCTCCATGCGCGTGATCTCGACCCGTGCCAGATCAGCGCCGAGCGTGGTGATGAGGCTCCGGCACAGGTCGTGCGTGAGCGGGCGCGTCCGCACGATCTGGTGCATCTCGATGATGATCGACTCGGCCTCCGGCTGGCCGATCCAGATCGGCAGTACGCGGTCACCGCCTTTCTCTTGCAGGATGACCACGTACGCCCGCGTCGATGCATCGACTGCCAGCTTGGCTACGACGACTTCGACCATTCGCTCCTCGCGTGCGTCACCGCACTGCGCGTCGCAGGTCCGCGGCGCGATCGACGCGCTCCCACGTGAACGTCGTGCGCCGGGTCCTGCCCCGCCCCAGCTTTTCGGGCGGGCGTCCGAAGTGACCATAGGCCGAGGTGGCCGAGAAGATCGGCTTGCGGAGATCGAGGGCGTGAATGATGCCGCGCGGCGTGAGGTCGAAGCTGTCGACCACGGCGCGGCGGATCACCTGGTCGTTCACCCGGCCGGTACCGAAGGTATCGACCATCACCGACACCGGCTCGGCCACCCCGATCGCGTAGGCGAGCTGCACTTCACACCGCGCGGCGAGCTTGGCGGCCACGATGTTCTTGGCCACCCACCGCGCCGCGTACGACCCGGACCGATCGACCTTGGACGGATCCTTGCCGCTGAACGCGCCGCCGCCGTGGCGGCCCATGCCGCCGTAGGTATCGACGATGATCTTGCGCCCAGTGAGCCCGGCGTCACCCTGCGGTCCACCGACGACGAACCGGCCCGTGGGATTGATATGGTACTTGGGCCGTTTGACGCGCAGCTCGGCGGGGATCACCGGTTCGATGATGCCGTCGAGGATCTCGCTCCGGATGCGACGGTTCGACACCCCGGGCGCATGCTGCGTGGAGACGACGACCGTGTCCACCGCCACCGGCCGGTGATCGTCGTAGATCACCGTGACCTGCGACTTGCCGTCGGGACGCAGCCACGGCATGGCCCCGCTCTTCCGCGCCTCGGCCAGTGCCCGCGTCAGGCGGTGGGCGAGCATGATCGGCATCGGCATCAGTTCGTCCGTTTCGTCCGACGCGTAGCCGAACATCATGCCCTGGTCGCCCGCCCCGCCCGTGTCCACCCCGAGCGCGATGTCCGGCGACTGGCGGTCGATCGTACTGAGTACCGAACAGGTGTGGGAATCGAATCCATAGCCGGCGTCCGTGTATCCGATGTCGTGGATCGTGGCGCGGACGATGTCGGGGATGTGGACGTAGGTGTTCGTCGTGATCTCCCCGGCCACGCACGCCATCCCCGTGGTGACCAGCGTCTCGCAGGCCACGCGCGCGTTGGTGTCATCGGCGAGGATGGCGTCGAGGATGGCGTCGGAGATCGCGTCGGCCACCTTGTCGGGATGGCCTTCGGTGACGGACTCGGAGGTGAACGGATGGCGATCGCGCACAGGCGGCTCGGTCGAAGGTAGAGGGCACAGGCGGCGCGCCCGCATGCGCCGCGAGACTTGGAGAATAAGGGGAACGCGCTTGCCCCGGCAACCCGCGATCAGTGAAACGCGAGATCGCCGATGGCCTCGCGCAGGCGCCGCACGAGTTCTTCCTCGGCCGCTTCGGCCGTATCGGCGTGGAGGGCGGCGGTCGCCGCCACCTCGGCATCGCGCACGCTGATGCTCCGCACGATGCGCTTGACCAGCGGCAGCGATCGCGCCGCGACGCTCAATTTGCGAACGCCGAGCCCGAGCAGGGCATACGCCATGATGGGCTGCGACGCCATCTCGCCACACACCGCGACCTCGAGACCAGCCTGATCCCCCATATCGACGATGCGGCGGATGAGGCGGAGCACGGCCGGATGCAGCGGCGTGAACCGATTGGCGAGGTTCGCGTTCCCGCGGTCCACCGCCAGGGTGTACTGCACGAGGTCGTTGGTGCCGATACTGAGAAACGCGACCTCGCGGGTGAACGTATCAGCGGCGACCGCAGCGGCCGGTGTCTCGACCATCACGCCCAACGGAATATCGCGCTTGAATTCCACGCCGCGTGCAGCCAGTTCCTGCTCCGCCTCGGCGAGCAGGACGCGGGACTGGCGCACCTCGGCCACTGACACGACCAGCGGAAGCATGATGCGCAGATCGCCGTGTACTCCCGCGCGCAGCAGCGCCCGGAGTTGCGTGCGGAAGATCGCCGGTTGATCGAGGCACATGCGGATGGCGCGCCAGCCGAGGAACGGATTCGCTTCCGTGGGGAACCCGCCTACGGGCAGCTTGTCGCCGCCGATGTCGAACGTGCGAATCACCACTGGCATGCCGGCGAACGCCTCGATCACGCGCCGGTAGCTGCGGTACTGTTCTTCCTCGTCGGGCATCGTGGCGCGACCCATGACCAGGAATTCGGTGCGCATGAGCCCCACGCCCTCGGCCCCGCTGTCGCGCGCCGCGTCGGCGTCCTCGGGCAGATCGACGTTGGCGTGCAGCAGGATCGACACGCCGTCGAGCGTCACGCTCTCCAGCTTGGCCAGCCGGCGGAGCTCGCCCTCGACCACCTCTTCCTGGCGGGCACGCTCGCGGTATTGTTCGATCTCGACATCGGTGGGGCTGACGGTGATCGTGCCCGCACTCCCATCGAGGATGGCACGCTCGCCGCCGACGAGCGACTTGGCCGCCGTGCGCAACCCGACCACGGCCGGCAAGTGCAGCGACCGCGCGAGGATGGCGACGTGCGAGGTCCTGGTACCGGCGTCGGTGGCGATCCCGACAATCGCTTCGCGGTCGAGTTGCACCGTGAGGCCTGGAGTGAGGTCGTGCGTGACGAGAATGACGCGAGCGCCGCGTGGCAGGTCCACGGGGTCGTGGTCGGGCAGTTCGAGGAGGAGCGACAGTACGCGGATGTGCACGTCCGTGAGGTCACTCACCCGCTCGCGCAGCATCGCCACCGAGTGACGGGCGAACCGCTGGCGCCATTCGAGCATGACGAGATCGAACGCCTTCTCGGCGGCCAGCTGCTGGCGGATGAATTCCTCCACCCCCGACAGGAGTTCGGTGTCTTCGAGAATCGAGTGCTGCACGTCGAAGATCGCCGCTTCCTCGCGGCCGGCCACGGCCTCGACCCGCACCCGCACCTGGTTCAGCCGCTCCTTGGCACGGTCGATGGCCGCGTGAAACCGCCGGAGCTCGGAGGGGATCTGGTCTTCTGGAATCAGGCGATGCGGTACGTCCGGCACCTCCCACCGCAGCAGGTGGATGGTACCGACGGCGATGCCGGGTGACGCGGGGATGCCGGCCAGAGTGCGGTCCACTAGGGCTCTCCGAATCCGTCGGCGATGAGCTGGGAGAGCGCGACCAGCGCGGCGTCGGCATCGGGGCCCTCGGCACGCAGCACGAGCTTGGCGCCGCGCTCAGCGGCCAACATCATCACGCCCATGATGCTCTTCGCGTTCACCTCGAGGTCCTCGCGCGCGAGGGTGATGTCGCTCTTGAACCGGGAGGCGAGCTTCACGATCTGCGCGGCCGGCCGCGCATGCAGGCCCACCTGGTTGACGATCGTCGCGGTGCATTCAGGCATCAGCGGATCACCGAGAAGAGGACGACGGCGGTCACCACAAGAAGGGCGAACCGCCAGCCTTCGAGTTTGGCCTGCGCCTTGACCACGACCACGGCGCCTACGAGCGCCGCCAGCAGAATTTCGCTCAACTGAGTGCGCTGCGCACCCACGAGACGGGCGAGGGCAAGCGGAATGCCCACACCAGCGGCGAGGGCGGCCGCGCGGCCCAGGATCGTCGGCCCCCGACGCAGCACCGGGTGCCCCAGTCCGGCGGCGACACCCAGCCCCTGGTCCCACCCCGTACGCAACCCCCATACCAGGAGCGCCACGTGGCCCACGTTGTACAGAAGCAGAAATGTGATCACAACGACTGCAGCCGACGCGTGCCACCCGAACAGCCCCAGCGCGACCCAGGACGACAGTGGCAGCCAACCGGCCCACACGAGCTGGTCGCCCACGCTGCCCAACGGGCCGCACAGCGCGCCGCGGAATCGCTCGATGCGCTCCGGGGCCTCGCCGTCGAGTTCGACGCGGGCCAGCGCCCCCACGGCGAACGCGGCCAGGTACGGGTGCGCATTGAAATACCGATTCTGGCGGGCCAGCGCCTCCTTGAATCGCGGCCCGCGCACGCCGCCGGGGAGCGACCGGAGCGCCGGCTCAAGGCAGAACGCCATGCCGTTGCCCATCAGTGTTTCATAATTCCAGGAGCCCTGAATGGCGAACAGGCGCAGGAGCATCGCGGCGCGGACGCGCGACGGGAGACGTGGACGCGCGGGGGCAGGCCCCGTCATCGCAGCCCCAGGGCCAGGAGCCCAAGCCCCAGGCCACCGATGAAGAACCAGCGGGCCCAGGTCGTGGAGTGGAAGAGCTTCCACGTGGCAGCGGCCGCCACACTGGCGGCCGTGGCCACGAGGGCAGCGCGCGACCCCTGTTCGGAGAGCGTCCAGTGGGCGAGCACGGCCCGTTCAGCAGGAAGGAGCACGGCATAGGCAACGCCGCTCAAGGCGACGCCGCGCACGAGATCGGCGGTCAGCCCCGCTAACTGCACGCCCATCACCGCGCCCGGCGCCCCAGCGTCGAGCGCGGCCTGGTGGGCCCTGGCCACGACCGCGTTGCGCTGCCGCACCTTCACCATCGTCCAGCCACCGAGCCAAGCCACGATCAGCCCGCCCAGCACGGCCACGGTGAGCGCGCCGACCGCCGAATCGGCGCTGGCCCCGAAGAGGCTGCCCGCCACGACCGACGCCGAGCCCCATTCGGGATACCGTGATGCGCCCACGGGAAGCGTCTCGAGAGCGATCAACTCGAGCACGGCGCCCACGAGCAGCCCTGGCCCCGGAGCGCCAACGAGGGCGCCGCCCAGCGTGGCCGCCACGAGCGGCCGCGAGATCATCACCTGGGGAAAGCTCACCGTATCCAGCCCGGCGATGCCGCCCAGGAGGGCGATGGGGAGCAGGCCGGCGAGCGTCACGGCGCGCCGCCCGCAGCCAGGATCTCGTCCAAGGGAACAGCCCGCGCCGACGGTACGTCCTGCGCCGTCACGACGACGCCACGCGCCGCGATCTCGCGCAGCGCCTCCGCTTCGTCCGGTGACAGGAACAGGTAGCGCAGCCGCTGGACGCGGTCGCGGCGGTGGTGGATGCCTCCCAGGTTCACCGCGGGGATCCCGTCACCCGCAACGAGCGCGCGCATGGTGTGCACATCGCCGGTGAGCAGGATGCCGTGGCGGGGATCGGCACGATAGCCACCGAGCACCACGGCGCACTCGGCGGCCGTATGGAAGTAGACGTCCACGCCAGGCGGCACGGCCATGCGGTACAGGTCGCGCTCCCATTCGCTGCCAGCCACGCCGTCGTCGACGAGTACGATGAAACCGACGTCGAGCGGCTGGCCCCACCCCAGCACCACCTGTCCGTGGATCAGCCGGTCGTCGATGCGGTACAACACAAGCGTCACGGGGTGCCCTCGACGGCGTCGATGGACGCCCGCCCGCGGTCGGCGGCATGGCGCGCAGCGGTAACGGCGGTCTCAGCGTCGGCGAACGCAAAATCGAGCAGCGCCGGTAGATTGGCGCCGGAGACGAGCACGGCGCTCGGCATGCCGCGCAGAATGCGGCGCGCGGCCATCGTGCAGCTGCCTGCGCGCAGATCGGTGAACAGCACGTGCACGCCGGTGCGCTCCATCGTATCACGGAGCAGCGCCTCGATATCGGTGGCGCTCAACTCGGTCACCGCCACGGGGTGAAACAGGTGGCCGCGCCCGGTGATGACTTCCACCGCCGACACGAGACCGGCAGCGAAGTCGCCGTGCCCGGCGACGATGGCACGGGGTTGGTTATTCGTCATCTTCCTGGAGATATCGTTTGACGTCGGCGGCTGCACGCAGGTGCCCGATGAGCCGGGCGTTGAATCGCTCGGCGGGATCGAACCCGCTGTACTTGAGCAGATGGTTCATCGCGATCACCTCGGCGACCACCGTGATATTCTTGCCCGGGTTGAGCGGGACCGTGATCTGCGGCAGTTCGACATCGAGGATCGTCGTCGACTCGCCGTCGAGGCCGGTACGGTCGATCGGCATGTCCTGATGCCACTCCGCCAACTGCACCACGACCTCGATGCGTTTCTGCTGACGCACGGCCCGGACGCCGAACACCGCCGGCACGTCCACGAGCCCCACCCCGCGGATCTCCATGCAATGGCGCTGCATTTCGTGGCCGCTCCCGATGAGCACGTCCGTGCCGCGACGTTTGACGAACACGAGGTCGTCGGCCACCAACCGGTGCCCTCGTTCCACGAGGTCGAGGACGCATTCCGATTTGCCGATACCGCTGCGCCCGATGAACAGCAGGCCCACGCCGAACACGTCGGCCACGGAACCGTGGATCGTGGTGGTGGGCGCGAATTCGTCCTCGAGCCACGGCTTGATGCGCGTGTAGAACTCGTTGGTCTTGAGGGCCGACGTGAACACCGGAACGCCGGCCGCGCGCGCCGCCTCGACGCCGGCGGCCGGGAGCGCCAATCCCTTGGTCACGAACACGCACGGAATGGCGTGCGAGAAGAACAACTGGAGCACCCGCGCGCGCTCTCCCGGCTCTCGCGTGTCGAGGTACGTGACCTCGGTCTCGCCGAGCACCTGCAGGCGGTGACCGGGAAAGCGCTCGGTGTACCCGGCGAGCACGAGTCCCGGGCTCGAGATGTTGGGGCTCGTGATGACCCGTTCGAGCGACCCCGTGCCTTCGACGAGCGTCAGTTCCAGGGTGTCGCGCATACGCTCCAGCAGCCGCCCCGCCGTGAGTGGCGGCTTGGTCGCGCCCTTCGCCGACGGGCTCATGCGCGGACGACGCGGCGCGCGAGGCGTTGGCGGCGCACCCGGGCGACCTGCGCACCCAGACGGTCGAGCGCCTGGCTCAGCGCCGTGCCGGTGTAGCGGGCACGGGCGTCGGCGATGATCGGCTTCTGGCGCGGAGAGTGGAGCGTGATCTCGACGCGTCGGGCGGGCCCGTCCTCCTCGAAGCGAACGATCGCGTCCACGGGACGGCCCAGGCGGCGTGCCAGCTTGCTCACGCCCTCCCGGGCCCGGCGCGTCAATCGGGGAGACATGGGCGCGCGGTGCCCATGAAAAATGATCTCCATCAGACGGGAACCTCCATCGCGAGGACGCGGGTCAGGTGCTGCTCGGTCTGGTCGGCAGCCCGTTCCCACGTGAAGCTTTCGGCAAAGCGTCGCGCCTGCACCCCCAGAGACTCGACGAGCATCGGATCCGCGGCCAGCCGGTCCATCGCGGCCGCCATGGCTTCGATGTCACCGTGCGGCACGAGAAACCCGGTCTCGCCGTGGCGCACCGATTCGCGAATTCCCGGCGAATTCGAAGCGACCACGGGCGTGGCGCACGCCGCGGCCTCCAGATTCGTGATCCCCCACCCCTCCTTGGGCGATGCGAAGGCGAGCGCCCACGACCGGCGCAGCAACGCCAGCTTCTCCTCGTCGCTGATACGCCCAAGAAACCGCACGCGCGAGCCCAGGTCAAGCGACGCCGCCAACCGTTCCAGCCGCGCGCGGTAGTCTCCCGCCCCGGCGATTTCCAACACCGCGTTCCGGTGCTGCATGGCGGCGAAGGCGCGGATCACCAAATGCACGCCCTTGTAGTGCTTGAGGCGTCCCAGATACGAGAACGTCGGCACCGCCGCGCGCGCGCCGGGCGCCGGCGTGTACGCCGCGCTGTCGATGCCGGGATAGATCACCTCGACCTGCATCGGGTCAATTCCCCGGTGGGCCAGGTCTTCCTTGGTGCTCTCGCTGATCGCTTCGAACGGCACGCGGCGGTAGACGCGCCCCAGCGGCCGCTCCGCGAGCCACACGGCCGCGGCCAACGGCGCCGCAAACTCCCGGAATGCCGTGGCGCCGAACAGGTGCGGCACGAGGGTCATCACCCGCTGCGCTCCCCAGCGAGGCGTGTACAGCGGGATCTTGTTCACGTCCTCGACCAGCACGTCGGACGTGCCAGCGAGATGCCGCGCGTAGTACCGGCGGGCCAGGAATGGGAACGTGTGCCGCGTGCCCACCCGGTGCACAGCGATGCCGTCGAGCACCGTACGCGGCGGAGCGCCGGACCAGCCGCCGCAGAGCAGCACGACCTGGTGTCCCTTGAGCACGAGGCGGCCGAAGATCTCGTGCAGATGTATCTCCGCGCCCCCGGCCAGCGGATTCTCCCGGTCCTGCCAGTTGACGAGCAGGATACGCACTAGAGGCGTCCCATGCGCCGGGCAAGCGCGTCAACCACGCCGTTCACGAACCGCGCGCTCTGCTCACTCCCGTACCGCTCGGCCAGGCGGATGGCCTCCTGGATCACGACGCGGGCCGGTGTCTCCCCGCGGTGCAGTTCGGCGGCGGCCACGCGCAGCACGGTGCGTTCAATGACCCCCAGCCGCTCCAATCGCCAGTTCGTGGTGACGGCGGCCAGTTCGCGATCGATCTCGTCCCCGTGGTCGATGATCTCGCGCACGAGCAGGCCGGCGAGACGGCGTTCGTCGGGCGCGATGGCCAGGTCGTCCCAGACCGCCGTGGCCACCCGGTCCAGATCGGCCGTGCCGCGAAGGTCCCACGCGTACACCGCCTGCAGCGCCCGGGCCCGGGCGCGCGTCTCAACCCTCATCCGGCACGTCCAGGCGATCCAGGAGGTCGATCATTTCCAGCGCAGCGAGCGCCGCGTCCCAACCTTTATTGCCGTGAGCGCCGCCGGCGCGCGCCTCGGCCTGCTCCACCGTATCGCACGTGAGCAGCCCGAATCCAACCGGCGTCTCGAATTCTGCCGACGCCAGGGCCAGTCCGCGCGATGCCTCGCCCGCCACGTAGTCGAAATGCGGGGTCTCGCCGCGGATCACCGCGCCCACCGCGACGATGGCGTCGTAGCGGTCGCCGGCCATGAGCCGTCGCGCGGCGATCGGCAGCTCCCACGCGCCCGGGACCCATACGAGGTCCACATCGGCCGCGGCCACCCCGTGGCGCACGAGGGCATCCATGGCCCCGTCGGCCAGCCTGGTGGTGATCGAGTCGTTGAACCGACTGGCCAGCACCGCCACCCGGCGGCCGTGGCCCGAAGGCGTTCCCGTGAATTCAGCCATTTAGGAGACGAGGAGATGTCCGAGCTTTTCGCGCTTCGTCTTCATGTAGTCGGCGTTCTCGTCCTGTGCCGGCTGAACGATCGGTACGCGCTCCTCGACGCGCAGCCCGTAGCCTTCCAGTCCGACCATCTTACGCGGATTGTTGGTGATCGGCCGAATGGACCTGAGCCCTATATCAAGCAGGATCTGAGCGCCGATGCCGTAGTTGCGGAGGTCGGGTTTGAACCCGAGTCGCTCGTTCGCCTCGACGGTGTCAATGCCGGTGTCCTGCAGTTCGTAGGCCTTGAGCTTGTTGAGCAGCCCGATGCCGCGCCCCTCCTGGTCGAGGTACACGATCACGCCGCGCCCCTCTTCGGAGATCATGCGCATGGCGGTGTCCAGCTGCCAGCCGCAGTCGCAACGTTTAGAGTGGAACACGTCGCCGGTGAGGCACTTGGAGTGCATGCGCACCAGCACGTTCTCGCCCTCGGTCACGTCGCCGTAGATGAGGGCGACGTGTTCGTGCGGGTCGACGTCGTTGCGGTACCCGACGATGCGCCACGTGCCGTATTCGGTGGGCAGACGCGCTTCGGCCACGCGGTGTACCAGCCGTTCGTGCTTGAGTCGGTGGGCCACGAGCTGCGCGACGGTGATGAATGTGAGCCCCCGCGTTTCGGCGAACTGCTCCAGGCTCTCGCGCCGCGCAGCGCTGCCGTCGGCGTTGAGGATCTCGCAGATCACGCCGGCCGGGTAGAGCCCGGCCAGTCGCGCCAGATCCACCGCGGCCTCCGTGTGGCCGACGCGCTGCAGCACACCACCTTCGCGCGCCCGCAGGGGGAACACGTGCCCGCCGTGCCGCAGGTCGGCCGGAGCCGTGGCCGGATCGACGGCCACCCGAATGGTCGTGGCGCGGTCCTGAGCGCTGATGCCCGTGGTCACGCCGAACCGTGCGCTGGCGTCAACGCTCACCGTGTACGCGGTGCGGTACTCGTCGGGGTTGGTCTCGCTCATCGGAGCGAGGTCGAGCTGGTCCACGCGCTCCGGCGGCAGCGCCAGGCAGACGAGACCGCCGGCGTTCCGGATCATGAAGTTCACCATGTCCGGCGTCACCAACTGCGCCGCGCAGATGAGGTCGCCCTCGTTCTCGCGGTCTTCATCGTCGGCGACGATCACGAACTTGCCGGCCTTGATGTCGGCGATCGCCTGGTCTACCGTGCCAAAGGTCATATAGCTTGCGTCCGGTAGGACGCCGTCAGTCGCTGTATGTACTTACCGATCACGTCCGCTTCCACGTGAACCTCGTCAGCTTCGCGCAACGCGCCGAGGGTGGTGTGGCGCAGCGTGTACTCGATCAGGGAAATCTGCGCGGTCTCGCCGACCGGAAGGGCATTCACCGTGAGGCTCACGCCATCCACCGTGAGGGAGCCCTGCGGCACCAGAAGTTCAGCGACCTCCACCGGCAGGGCAAGATCGACGAGCCGCGCGTCGCCGCGCTGCGCGACGTTCTGCA
Protein-coding sequences here:
- a CDS encoding HPF/RaiA family ribosome-associated protein, encoding MEIIFHGHRAPMSPRLTRRAREGVSKLARRLGRPVDAIVRFEEDGPARRVEITLHSPRQKPIIADARARYTGTALSQALDRLGAQVARVRRQRLARRVVRA
- the nusB gene encoding transcription antitermination factor NusB, encoding MRVETRARARALQAVYAWDLRGTADLDRVATAVWDDLAIAPDERRLAGLLVREIIDHGDEIDRELAAVTTNWRLERLGVIERTVLRVAAAELHRGETPARVVIQEAIRLAERYGSEQSARFVNGVVDALARRMGRL
- the ribH gene encoding 6,7-dimethyl-8-ribityllumazine synthase; translation: MAEFTGTPSGHGRRVAVLASRFNDSITTRLADGAMDALVRHGVAAADVDLVWVPGAWELPIAARRLMAGDRYDAIVAVGAVIRGETPHFDYVAGEASRGLALASAEFETPVGFGLLTCDTVEQAEARAGGAHGNKGWDAALAALEMIDLLDRLDVPDEG
- the hprK gene encoding HPr(Ser) kinase/phosphatase; the protein is MSPSAKGATKPPLTAGRLLERMRDTLELTLVEGTGSLERVITSPNISSPGLVLAGYTERFPGHRLQVLGETEVTYLDTREPGERARVLQLFFSHAIPCVFVTKGLALPAAGVEAARAAGVPVFTSALKTNEFYTRIKPWLEDEFAPTTTIHGSVADVFGVGLLFIGRSGIGKSECVLDLVERGHRLVADDLVFVKRRGTDVLIGSGHEMQRHCMEIRGVGLVDVPAVFGVRAVRQQKRIEVVVQLAEWHQDMPIDRTGLDGESTTILDVELPQITVPLNPGKNITVVAEVIAMNHLLKYSGFDPAERFNARLIGHLRAAADVKRYLQEDDE
- a CDS encoding glycosyltransferase family 4 protein, with the protein product MRILLVNWQDRENPLAGGAEIHLHEIFGRLVLKGHQVVLLCGGWSGAPPRTVLDGIAVHRVGTRHTFPFLARRYYARHLAGTSDVLVEDVNKIPLYTPRWGAQRVMTLVPHLFGATAFREFAAPLAAAVWLAERPLGRVYRRVPFEAISESTKEDLAHRGIDPMQVEVIYPGIDSAAYTPAPGARAAVPTFSYLGRLKHYKGVHLVIRAFAAMQHRNAVLEIAGAGDYRARLERLAASLDLGSRVRFLGRISDEEKLALLRRSWALAFASPKEGWGITNLEAAACATPVVASNSPGIRESVRHGETGFLVPHGDIEAMAAAMDRLAADPMLVESLGVQARRFAESFTWERAADQTEQHLTRVLAMEVPV
- a CDS encoding bifunctional 3,4-dihydroxy-2-butanone-4-phosphate synthase/GTP cyclohydrolase II; translation: MTFGTVDQAIADIKAGKFVIVADDEDRENEGDLICAAQLVTPDMVNFMIRNAGGLVCLALPPERVDQLDLAPMSETNPDEYRTAYTVSVDASARFGVTTGISAQDRATTIRVAVDPATAPADLRHGGHVFPLRAREGGVLQRVGHTEAAVDLARLAGLYPAGVICEILNADGSAARRESLEQFAETRGLTFITVAQLVAHRLKHERLVHRVAEARLPTEYGTWRIVGYRNDVDPHEHVALIYGDVTEGENVLVRMHSKCLTGDVFHSKRCDCGWQLDTAMRMISEEGRGVIVYLDQEGRGIGLLNKLKAYELQDTGIDTVEANERLGFKPDLRNYGIGAQILLDIGLRSIRPITNNPRKMVGLEGYGLRVEERVPIVQPAQDENADYMKTKREKLGHLLVS